In Astyanax mexicanus isolate ESR-SI-001 chromosome 17, AstMex3_surface, whole genome shotgun sequence, a single window of DNA contains:
- the nop56 gene encoding nucleolar protein 56: MVLLHVLFEHASGYALFAVKEVEEIGMLLPQVEESVLNIGKFNTVVKLAAFFPFKSAQAALENINAISEGVVHADLKLFLETNLPSGGKKKAMLGVADGKIGAALQEELGLSIQTGGVVAEIIRGVRLHFHSLVKGLTAQAASKAQLGLGHSYSRAKVKFNVNRADNMIIQSIALLDQLDKDINTFSMRVREWYGYHFPELIKIVSDNATYCRLAKLIGNRKELSEESLESLEEVTMDGAKAQAILEASRSSMGMDISPIDLINIESFSSRVVSLSAYRQELQEYLRSKMGQVAPNLAALIGEVVGARLISHAGSLTNLAKYPASTVQILGAEKALFRALKTRGNTPKYGLIFHSTFIGRAAAKNKGRISRYLANKCTIASRIDCFSELPTSVFGDKLRDQVEERLSFYETGETPRKNLDVMKEAVAEATEVAAEMKRKLEKKEKKKKKREKRRLEALSTAEGEEEEEEEKVEVKKMKSNGDIEAQENGEAEVTSVKKKKKKKAAAEEEEGAATNGVEEATPAKKKKRKSEAVEPEPEVKEEEEAEQTEKKKKKKKKKAEDE; encoded by the exons ATG GTGCTCTTACACGTGCTGTTTGAGCATGCGTCAGGCTATGCCCTGTTCGCCGTCAAAGAAGTTGAAGAGATCGGCATGCTTTTACCTCAG GTGGAGGAAAGTGTTTTGAATATTGGGAAATTCAACACTGTTGTAAAACTGGCAGCTTTTTTCCCCTTTAAATCTGCACAGGCTGCACTTGAGAACATAAATGCCATTTCAGAAG GAGTCGTCCATGCAGACCTTAAACTGTTTTTGGAAACAAACCTGCCTTCTGGAGGCAAGAAGAAGGCTATGCTTGGTGTGGCCGATGGCAAGATTGGAGCAGCACTGCAAGAAGAGTTGGGCCTGTCCATTCAGACTGGAGGAGTGGTGGCAGAAATTATCAGAG gtgtgcGTCTGCATTTTCACTCCCTGGTGAAGGGTCTGACTGCACAGGCTGCCTCTAAAGCCCAGCTCGGTCTGGGTCACAGTTACTCCAGGGCCAAGGTCAAATTCAACGTGAACAGAGCTGATAACATGATCATCCAGTCCATCGCCCTCCTGGATCAGCTGGACAAGGACATCAACACGTTCTCCATGCGTGTGCG TGAGTGGTATGGCTACCACTTCCCAGAGCTGATTAAAATAGTCAGCGATAATGCGACATACTGCAGGCTGGCCAAGCTGATCGGGAACCGAAAGGAGCTGAGTGAGGAAAGCCTGGAGTCTCTGGAGGAGGTCACTATGGATGGCGCTAAAGCACAGGCCATTCTTGAGGCGTCTCGAAGCTCCATGG GTATGGACATCTCTCCCATTGATCTGATCAACATCGAGAGCTTCTCCAGCAGGGTTGTGTCCCTCAGTGCGTACAGGCAGGAGCTGCAGGAGTACCTACGCTCCAAGATGGGCCAGGTGGCCCCCAATCTAGCTGCACTTATTGGAGAAGTG gttggcgCTCGTCTCATCTCCCACGCTGGCAGCTTGACCAACCTGGCCAAATACCCGGCCTCCACGGTGCAGATCCTGGGAGCGGAGAAGGCCCTGTTCAG GGCACTGAAGACCAGGGGAAACACACCGAAGTATGGCCTCATCTTCCATTCCACCTTCATCGGCCGAGCGGCTGCCAAGAACAAGGGTCGCATCTCGCGTTACCTCGCAAACAAGTGCACCATCGCCTCTCGGATTGACTGCTTCTCCG AGCTTCCTACCAGTGTGTTTGGAGATAAACTGCGTGACCAGGTGGAGGAGCGCTTGTCCTTCTACGAGACGGGCGAGACGCCCAGAAAGAACCTGGACGTCATGAAAGAAGCCGTAGCAGAG GCAACTGAGGTGGCAGCAGAGATGAAGCGCAAACttgaaaagaaggagaaaaagaaaaagaagcgcGAGAAGAGAAGACTGGAAGCTCTGTCCACGGCTgagggagaagaggaggaggaagaggagaaagtTGAGGTCAAGAAGATGAAATCTAATGGAGATATTGAAGCCCAG GAGAACGGTGAAGCTGAGGTGACTTctgtgaagaagaaaaagaaaaagaaggcaGCGGCTGAGGAGGAAGAAGGGGCCGCAACAAACGGTGTGGAGGAGGCAACTCccgcaaaaaagaaaaagaggaagtcTGAGGCAGTGGAGCCTGAACCTGAGGTGAAAGAAGAGGAGGAGGCTGAACAgacggaaaagaaaaagaagaaaaagaaaaagaaggctGAAGATGAATGA